TGCCGATGAGCTTGAAGTTTTCGATAGTCTGGTCGGCTCGATGCGCCGCTTCTTCTCCTTCTCGACGGTTCCGTGCCGCCTGAAAATATGCAAGCTTCTCACGGCGAAGCCGGTCTTCTTCGTACTGCCTGACTCGATCATCCATCGATCCCCCTTTTTGTTTCATCTACAAATACGGTACATGTACCCTAGAGATCGCCGCATCATATCGGAAAGATGCGGGGCATGCCAAATCTCAGCAGCAGCCGCCAACACCCCACTCTCGTTGCCCTTGGACGTGCGATCCGGCGCATTCGCAAGGATCGCGGTTTGTCGCAGGAACAACTGGCGCTGACCGCTGGAATCGATGTGAGCTATCTAGGGCGCGTGGAACGCGGTGACAACAATGCGTCTGTTCTCGCGTTGCATTACATCGCCGAAGCACTTGGCATGACGATGACGGCGCTGATGACCGAAGCGGGCTTATGAGACAGCCGCCGATTGCGCGACTGCGATTCCCGTATCCGCATGGTTTGACGGCTGATGTTCATGCGCCGCGCGACTTGCGACGATCCCAATCGATGAGTGCGACCGGTACGCCGTCCGCTCCGAAACCAGTCGGTTCACGTGACGGATTCACCACGGCCAGCACACTCGCCCGTGAGATGCCGTAGGTCCGCGCCAAGGCACTTACCGTCTCACCCGCCGCGTACTTGCCCTTCATCTCTTCGCGTTGCGCTGGCGTTGTCTTGGACGGTCTGCCAAGGGTTTTGCCTTCTGCCTTCGCACGCACCAATCCGGCTTGCGTGCGCTCCACCAGCAGTGAACGCTCCATTTCCGCAACAGCAGACAACATCGTGAGCATCAGCTTCCCGGCAGATGACCCCAGATCGAGTTTCCCGAGTTGAAGCACGATAACTTCGATCTTGCGTTCGGCCAACGTCCGCACGGTCCGCAGAACATCTTCGGCATCGCGTCCCAATCTGTCGAGACGGGAGACAACCAACGTCTCGCCATCCCTGATCTTGTCCAACATCGCGACGAACTGCGGGCGCTGCGACGCATGGGTCTTGCCGCTGATGCCTTCGTCCGTGAACCAGTAATCGACCTTGAATCCAGCATTCTCGATTTCGAGACGCTGATTCTCGGTTGTCTGTTCGCGCGTGCTGACCCGACCGTACCCGAAGATCGCCATAGACACCCCCGAAGGCGTTGGAAAAGGGTGTCAGAATATCACTTGATGTCGGAAATAGTCAACCCTATATTTCCAACAGGCCGGACCAATACATCCGATAACTGTTGGGAAACGGTGGTTTGGCGACAGTCGCTTGGCCGATGCACAACGACGGGTGTACCCGGTTCGGTACGCGTAGGTCATATCAGTTCGACATGGATTCTCGTTCAGTCGTATGCCGAACCACCTGCGGACCGGTTCGGCTAAGGCATACCCATAGAGAACCGGGATGTTGCCGCAACATTGGACAGTGTCACGAATACTGCTCAGGAACGTGTAAAATCGTGCAGCAGTTCCATCCCCCAAAGCATCCCACGTTTGTAGCCGTCCGATTGCTCCATATCGTCCTGCAAAAATGAAAATAAGCTTCGGTTCTCCCCACAAGTCAATAAAATCGTTCCCTACGGTCGAACTGCCAGATTTTGTGGTGCTGACTGGCGTAAACGGCGCTGGTAAAAGTCATTTCCTACAGGCGCTTGAAGCTGGATTGCTTCGCATCGAAGAAGTCCCCCATAACCCGCATACTAGAAATATCCGGCGGTTTGATTGGTCCAACATGGTTCCGAACGACAGCGGATCGTTTGCGGGATTCCAAGCAAAGCAAGAACGATCACAAATGTGGTCGCAACTCTCATCCCTTGCTGCACCGTTATTACCGCAGATACAGCAGATTTGCGGCCAATACCCAACGTTATCGAAATTCAGCGTTAAGCAATTGACTTTGCTTACGCCTGAAATATTGAGCGCGGAAGGATTCACAGAATCTGAAGCCACGGCAATACTTCAGCAAATTCAGAACTTAACCAACAATGTCGATCAGGCATTAACTCAGCAATTTGTACAACAAGACCCGCAAAACCGTTCGCGGCTTTTGTCTGGAATTCGGGCATCAACACAACTTCGACTAGCAGCGTTCGAAGAAGAAGATTTTTACGAGAACTTCCCGCTGACGTGGCAACCGGTAGATATGTTTCAGCAGTCGTTCGCTCGACTATTTGCCGAATACCAAGAAAATCACACAAGAAATCAGTTCAAGAAATTTCTCAATTCGCAAGGCGAAAATCACCGAGTATTCAGCGAAGACGAATTCGTATCGCGATATGGAGTTGCCCCGTGGAATTTTGTTAATGACATTCTGGAAACCGCAAATTTAAGTTTCCGGATTAATGCACCGGACAAGTTCGACGAGCGCCCGTATGAACCAAATCTCGTAGACCAAATCACTGGTATCCGGGTAAAATTTAATGATCTATCTTCTGGCGAAAAGATTTTAATGTCTTTCGCGCTCTGCCTATATTACGCGAAAGACAAAAGGCAGATTGTCGAATATCCACAAGTGTTGCTGTTCGACGAAATAGATGCACCGCTACATCCTTCAATGACGCAATCGCTGCTGCGCACGATTGAGACTGTATTGATAGGCCAACACAAGATTAAGGTCATTTTAACGACGCACTCCCCTTCGACGGTAGCATTAGCGCCGGAAGAATCGTTGTACGCCATGAGAAAGGGCGATACCAATCGGTTGGTAAAGACATCGAAGGACAGTGCGCTTTCCATCCTGATGGAAGGCGTGCCGTCTTTAAGCATGCACTATCAAAATCGCCGTCAGGTTTTTACGGAAAGCCATTACGATGCAGAGTTCTACGAAGCGTTCTACGAAAAACTAAAGTCGCGTCTCATCCCCGAAATTTCCCTGACCTTCATTGCAGCAGGTGGCGCAAAGGATGGCGGATGCGCTCATGTTCGCGATGTTGTAAGCAAGTTGCACGGCGCAGGGAACGGAACGGTTTTTGGCATAATCGATTGGGATTGCGTTAATTCCAGCGCCGACCGCGTGAAGGTGCTAGGACAAGGCTTGCGATACAGTATCGAAAATTACATTTTTGACCCAATTCTAATTGCCGCATTTCTTTTTAGAGAGCGATTTGTATCGCGAGAAGAACTAAAACTCACCGAAGACGAAACGCACGCCGATTTCACTCGATTCAGTGATGACAGATTGCAAGGCATCGCAGACTTTGTCGTAGCAAAGGTAAAGCAGCGATTAACGAGTGAAGTTGCGACCGACACCATAGAGTGTCGCTATGTCGGTGGTAATTCCATTCGCGTGCCGAGTTGGTATATGACCATGCAAGGTCACGATCTTGAAGGCTTACTTAAATCAACCTTTGATGAATTGAAACGCTTCCACAGAGAAGGCGATTTAAAAAGAGCGATAATCTTAAAAGTGATTGACGAGCTTCGATCATTGATACCCGACTGCTTGCTTAAACTCTTCTCATCGATACAGGCAACGTGAGATAAAATCCTGACCCTTGGTCAGCGTGTCGGCAACAGGCGTCGATGTATTGTTCAAGGCCGTACTATTCGGAAGATGCTTGGCTTCGGGGCTGCTTTCTTTCGGATAGACATCGTTCGGGTCTTCGCCGAAAAGGACTTCATACATATGCGACGTTGCCGCGACGAATTTGTTGTATTTCGCGCGTTGCTTTCTGGATACTTGTTTCATGATTTGATTTCGGGACGCTTGTTAGGCTTGTGCGCCCGTTGTCAGCGGCTGATATGAACTGGATTTGTGGTGAAGGACAGGACGGGCGGGCACTTCTTTATTAGCCACAGGAGAAGAGAGAAAATCAATTTCAAACTTCACCTATGGACAACCGGGCACCCCTTATAGGGGTGTGTCCGTGTCTGTCCTTATTAGGTCGGCGGTCAAGTTCTTGGCCTTCTTGTTACATCGACTTGTCCGGCTTGTCCGTCTGTCACTTCGACCAGACGTAATCGCCGTAGGTTGCGACCAAGTTGGCTTCGTTCACCAGTCGGTCAAAGGCACGATCAAACGCCCTGCGGCATGCGTCCGGGCTTCCATTGCTGATACCCGCTTCGATTGATGCCTGTTTCAACTTACTCTTCGGGACGACAAGCGGCGGATACATCAAGCCCAATGCCTGTTTCAGTTCATCTGGCGGTTCAACGCCTTCGAACTCGGTGATGTCCCGCAGAACACGTAGGCAAGTTTTCGCTGCATCACCGAGTTTCGCACCAGCAGCTTTCTTCGATGTCGCATCAAGCATTACAAGGGCAGCAGAAGACATTCCATCGTCAAGGGGTACGCGCTCGATTCGGAAGTGGTGTTCAGTACCTTCTTCACCTTCTTTGTTCTTCTTGCAGACCAAGGAACGTTCGTCACCTTTCTTGTCAACGCGATATTCGTAGTCAACAGCGCCAGTCAGGCCAGATGCGCCGCGCAACCTGTCTTTGTCGCCATTCCCCGAGTGATGCACGATGACGACAGATGCGTTGAAAGGAAGACGCAAGTGGGTATCCAACAGGTTCATGAGAAGGCCCATGTCCCGGTTACTGTTCTCGTCCGCACCACCGATATTTCGCGCCAGTGTGTCGATGACGATCATTCGTGGCGGTTCGTTCTCAGATGCGGCCTTCGTGATGTCGTCGGCCAACCGCTTCACGCTGTTGGGATCAGATAGTGGAACCGGCGACTGCCATAGGTATAGCGGTGCGGTGTGCAAGGATACGTCGTTTGCTTTTTCCCAAGCGAACAGTCGTCGGTTGAAGCCCTTCTGACCTTCGCCGACGATGTAGAAAACCGCACCCGGTGCGACATCTTGGCCGTGCCAGTCGGTGCCGGTCGCGATGCAACATGACCAATCGATTGCAACGAAACTCTTGCCACTGCCGGATGCACCGAACAGCATGCAGGACGTGCCCTGTTCCATCACACCGTCGATCAACCAATCGACGGTGGTCGTTTCGGCCATTGCATCAGCAGCACGGACGAATCCACCAGTGCGCGGAACAGCGGCTTCGACTTGCTTCGCGGCGTTCTCGCCGGTCAGCGCCTTCGAGATCGTCGTCTGGCCGTAGGTCTGCCCCGCCGTATGCGATTCGTCCCACTTTTCACGGTATAGGCCGGATCGCCGGAAGAGTCCATCAATCTGGTCCGCATCGCGCGTGAAGCGGGCGAACATGTTGCACAGGGCAAGGTCTGCTTCAGACGCACTCGGATGATCGAAGCAGTGGCCGTCATGGAACAGATTGCGGAATCGCTCGCCGTCACCGATGTGGGAAGCCCTTTCAATAATTTCATCGTCGGTCAGGACCTTGCCCTGCCGCTGCACCAGTTCAACGACATTCGAATCAACAGGCTTGGCCGATTGGCTATAGTAGTGTTCGTGCAGCCAGCTCTGCCCTTCTTGCTGTTCGGTTACATCGTAGCCGCTGCGGAACTCATGGCCCGTCATCGTGAAGTAGCGCGGACTCTTCTGGTCGTAGCATTCGAGACGATTGCCGGGACCGGCCTTGCCGCATTCGACCAGTTCACCGAGACCGAAGAGATGAAGACCATCGCCACTCGGCGATCTCTCGACGTATGTATGTGGAAACTGTCGCAGCACGTCGTCGGCCCATGCTTCCGGGTTGCAGTCCGCATCCAGCACATGATCGAAATCGATACCGAACAAGCCATCGACAAGAACGATGCCGATACCGTCGAACTCACCACTTTGATACTCGTCACGGACCTGATCGAAATTCGTCCACGTGTTGGGATTCTTCGTGCTTGCGTGGCGTCCGTTCGATTGCTTCGGGACCTTCGTCCACCGCTTACCGTCATACTCGTACTGCCACAGGAGCCACTGCGGACGCTCTTTCAGCGATGCGGGAATGCCTTCGAAGTTGACCGGCAAGGCGACCGGCTTTTTTTGGACAGGTAGCGCCGACATCATTCGGCACCACGGGAGAGCGTAACCGCAAGCAGCGGAATGCCAAACGGCGATTGGATGACGGTTACATATGTATTGCGGGACAACATGTTCGTATGTGCGAGTGCACTTGATAAATTCGCAATCCTTATCGAATGACCATCATGGGCGCGAACAGTCGCATTGCGTATCGCGCTGATGCCGACGACAAGGAAGCCTATTGTTAGATTGAGTTCCCGGACGGCTTTTCATCAGGCGCAACAACGCCATGCGAAACATGCGGACGCAATGGGTCCAGGAACGGCTTGGATACTGCTAGAAGGAATCATGTAGACGCTTGACCAGAACAGTCGAAGCGTTGCGGCAGAAGCCACGTCAGGTAGGTTCCGCCGAAGGCGCGAACACATAATCAACTCAACAGTGCGCATTATGCCAGAGCGCGACCACTTTGTCAATTGTGCTCTTGACATCGTAGCGTTTTGTTGGGTCGCGCCAACACTCGATTACCGACCGTTGAAAGACGGTAGCAACCAGTGGTGGCGACAACAGTCGGCTACCACGTCGTAGCACTGCCATTGATGATTGTCCGCGACAGCACAACCATACAATCGACCCCTACCCATCGGGCAACACCATAACAACCAGTTGCACTGGTACTGTCCGATCCAGCTTCAGTGGTGCAACGTGACGGTATCGGCAATGATAGACGGGTGTGCCGACCTTCGCGGGTGTCATCACGAATGGGGTGTCATCGACCGTCGTCGCTAACACTAGTGCTGTACCTGCAACGGCGAGCCTGTCAGATTTTTAGTGTGCTGAGGTCATGAGACGATAACGGAACTAACGTCCTATGACCGATGCAACAGTGAGCAAGAAGAGCAAGAATCCGAAGGCACCAAAGCTGTTTCCCGATGAGCTGATCGATCAGTTGCTTGCCCAGGTTCAGGGCAAGGATGCCGAGTCGATCCTGGGCGAATCGGGGCTGGCCGGCCAGCTCAAGAAGCAACTGGCCGAGCGCATGCTCGCGGCCGAGTTGAGCCACCATCTGGCAGCCGAGACCGAGCAAGGCAGGGCCGGTAACCACCGCAACGGCACCAGCCCCAAGACGGTCCTGACGCCCAACGGCGAACTGAAGCTGGATATTCCGCGCGATCGACAGGCGACGTTTGAGCCGCAGTTGGTCGGCAAGTACCAACGCCGGCTGCCAGGCTTCGACGACCACGTGATCAGCATGTATGCGCGCGGCATGAGCGTTCGCGAGATTCAGGGCCATCTGCTGGAACTGTACGGGTTGCAGGTGTCGCCCGACCTGATTTCGACGGTCACCGACGAGGTGCTGGCCGACGTCGAACAGTGGCAGCAGCGCCCGCTCGAGGCCATGTATCCGATTGTGTACTTCGACGCGCTGCGGCTGAAGATCCGCGACGAAGGCACGGTCAAGAACAAGGCGGTCTATCTGGCGCTGGGCATCCGCGCCGACGGCCGCAAGGAAGTACTGGGTTTGTGGATCGAGCAAACCGAAGGCGCCAAGTTCTGGCTGAAGGTCTTCAACGAGCTGAAGAACCGCGGCTTGCACGACATCCTGATCGCGGTGGTCGATGGGTTGCGCGGCTTCCCCGAAGCGATCGAGGCGGTCTATCCGGCCGCCCAAATCCAGACCTGCATCGTGCATCTGATCCGCAATTCGCTGAATCTGGCGAGCTGGAAGGATCGCAAGCCGCTGGCTGCCGCGATCAAGCCGATCTACCAGGCCGCCACGGCCGAGGCGGCGGCAGCGGCGCTCGACGCCTTTGCGCAGAGCGAGTGGGGCCGCAAATTCCCTACCGTCGCGGCCATGTGGCAGCGCCAATGGGAACAGGTGATTCCCTTCTTTGCCTATCCGCCGGAGGTGCGTCGAATCGTATATACGACAAACGCTATCGAGAGCATGCACATGCAGTTGCGCAAGATCGTCAAGAACCGCGGCCACTTCCCGAGCGACGAAGCCGCCAGCAAACTGCTGTATCTGGCCTTGCGCAACATCGAAAAGGATTGGAAGATGCCGCCTATCACTTGGCGGCAAGCAGTTAATCAGTTCGCCATTCTGTTCGGCGAGCGATTCACCTCCGCCATCAACTGAGACCTTTAACCGGCCTCAGCACACGAAATTCCTGACACGTCCGCAACGGCGAACACCGATCACGGTCGGTGGTGTATCACCCCATCGGCATGGCTGGCAACACCATCGTCAGCGGTAACACTGCATCAACGGTGGTGTGCGCGTTACCATTGTTGGTGGGTGTAACCCTGCCAGCATCACTGGTAACAGTGTCATCGGCAGTGGTAACAGTGCTTCAATTGCTACAGTGACAACGACACCAATGACACCGACCACTGTACCGCCAGCGTCCACCGTGGTGATCGTGGGCCGGTCACGCAATCAATACGACATACCGTTGCGCGACCACTGTAGCGACAGTTTCTTCGGTCCGGTCCAATGCAACAGTCCGGTGCAACAGTCGGCGGCACCATTGGCGGCAACGGTGCTTCACTGTCAATGGTGATGACCACACCAATGCAACCGACCACTGTACACCGGTCGGCGATCCACCATTGCAGATGCCGACGGGTGTGCACCGGTCACGCAGTCAGCGCGTCCGGTTCGTCCTTCGCTTCCATCAACTGTCCTACAGTCTGACCCGGCTGCTGAATGTCGAGATGCGGCAATGACTTCACGATCTTCATCGTTTCCAGACTGACCGTCACGACCCGCTGAAACAGTTCCAGCGGGTAACGCGGATTATTCATCGTCTCGATGGCGTAATCGTTCGCGTCGTTGACGATGCCACTACCGTTCTTGCCATCGTCAACCTTGACGCACTGCCGTTCGACAACCCAGTCCAAGGCCGGTTTGCCATTGACAACATATTCATAGGCTTCCAGCGGGATACCCTTGATCGTGATCTTGTCGTTGTAGATCAGCGTAGTCAGGTCCTTGTCCTTGCCGTTCTTGCCGTATCGCATCTTCTCGACACGGTAGTCGTTATCGGTCAACAACAGCCCGCCGCCTTCGATCTGCAATGGGTACATCGCGACAGTCTCGTAGTTGATGTGAAGGTCGGCCAGCTTACGACCAGCCTTCGAGAACGCCCAGAAGTCGGCAGGCGTCTTCACGCATGGGATGCGCGGCAGCTCCTTCCGAAGCGTATCACCGTATCGTTCACGGTAGTCCGGCGAATGCAGCAAGCCATAGACGTAATAGAACACGTCTTCCTTGGTGATCGCTTGGCCCGGATATGCAGCCTGAAAGTGCGTCAGCCCTTCATCCGTCAGTGCGTCTCGACGTTCGCGATGCGCCGTGGCTGCGGTCGGCGCTTCGAACAATTCGGCGTTTGGCGACACTTCCGTGATTTCATCCGCAGGTTCGCTATACAGGTACAACGGGAAACATTGGGAACCGTCGATGTCCGCCATATGCAGACTCGGTATGACATTCACCATCAACGCGGTGAACGCAGTACGTCCGCCCGTACCTGATGTCACAATCGCCAGATTCCCGGCGGTGGCGTCAGGGAATATACGCGGCATCTGGTACACCATGTCGTTAAGACGACGATTGAAGTACAGCCACTGCTTTGCGAAGGGACGGTACAAACTTGGCGTCAGGGACTGCGCGTCATACTCGCACTTCCGATTCTTCACGAATTCCTGCTTCAAGCTGCGATTCCAACTGATCTGCGTTGGATCGCTCCCAACAAAGTCGTCAACATTCGCTTCGCGTGCTTTTTTTTCCTGACCGGGAAACGCCTTATTAAAGCGATACAACTCCGTGTTGTAAAAATCGATCATCCGCGTCATGTTGGATGACACTGTGGTTGCGGAACTGTTGTAGCACCACGCATCGCGACTAGTAGCCACACCACGCGAATATATTTCAAAAATCTTTCGGTCGTACTTGCTGTCCTTGTCGCCAAGGGCGATGTACTCACCAAAGCGGTCGTCGCGCTGCTTCAACCAATCTCCATGCTGGTCGGGCGTGATTGACCGCCAACCATCCACTTGCGTGATCCCTTCGATGCTGCCGAAGGTGCTGATCTTCACCAGCTTCTCTTCACGCGTCAGGTAGTCGCCGATGTCATGGAAGTAAATCTGGCCGTGCTGCGCGGCGTCCGGATTCTTGACCAGAATCGAGATGGCAATCGGTGCGCGGCTGCCGCCACCAAAAATTTTGCCACCTTCCCTGCGAGATACATCACCGGAAGTTCGCTGATTTCCCCGCAGATGGAACACATGGATGCTGCTGAACTCGTCAGCCAGACACTTTCGCAAGCCATCGGCAGTGTTTGCTTCAAGAAACCCTGCATTGGTCACGAAACCGATTACGCCGCTCTTGCCGATCCGGTGTAAGCGTGTCGGCAGCGCCGTCTTGACGACGGGATCTTGATGTCAGCTGTCGTCGCGGAGTTGATCAGCTAT
Above is a window of Burkholderia thailandensis E264 DNA encoding:
- a CDS encoding type ISP restriction/modification enzyme, with protein sequence MFHLRGNQRTSGDVSRREGGKIFGGGSRAPIAISILVKNPDAAQHGQIYFHDIGDYLTREEKLVKISTFGSIEGITQVDGWRSITPDQHGDWLKQRDDRFGEYIALGDKDSKYDRKIFEIYSRGVATSRDAWCYNSSATTVSSNMTRMIDFYNTELYRFNKAFPGQEKKAREANVDDFVGSDPTQISWNRSLKQEFVKNRKCEYDAQSLTPSLYRPFAKQWLYFNRRLNDMVYQMPRIFPDATAGNLAIVTSGTGGRTAFTALMVNVIPSLHMADIDGSQCFPLYLYSEPADEITEVSPNAELFEAPTAATAHRERRDALTDEGLTHFQAAYPGQAITKEDVFYYVYGLLHSPDYRERYGDTLRKELPRIPCVKTPADFWAFSKAGRKLADLHINYETVAMYPLQIEGGGLLLTDNDYRVEKMRYGKNGKDKDLTTLIYNDKITIKGIPLEAYEYVVNGKPALDWVVERQCVKVDDGKNGSGIVNDANDYAIETMNNPRYPLELFQRVVTVSLETMKIVKSLPHLDIQQPGQTVGQLMEAKDEPDALTA
- a CDS encoding recombinase family protein; this encodes MAIFGYGRVSTREQTTENQRLEIENAGFKVDYWFTDEGISGKTHASQRPQFVAMLDKIRDGETLVVSRLDRLGRDAEDVLRTVRTLAERKIEVIVLQLGKLDLGSSAGKLMLTMLSAVAEMERSLLVERTQAGLVRAKAEGKTLGRPSKTTPAQREEMKGKYAAGETVSALARTYGISRASVLAVVNPSREPTGFGADGVPVALIDWDRRKSRGA
- a CDS encoding helix-turn-helix domain-containing protein; this translates as MPNLSSSRQHPTLVALGRAIRRIRKDRGLSQEQLALTAGIDVSYLGRVERGDNNASVLALHYIAEALGMTMTALMTEAGL
- a CDS encoding ATP-dependent nuclease is translated as MKISFGSPHKSIKSFPTVELPDFVVLTGVNGAGKSHFLQALEAGLLRIEEVPHNPHTRNIRRFDWSNMVPNDSGSFAGFQAKQERSQMWSQLSSLAAPLLPQIQQICGQYPTLSKFSVKQLTLLTPEILSAEGFTESEATAILQQIQNLTNNVDQALTQQFVQQDPQNRSRLLSGIRASTQLRLAAFEEEDFYENFPLTWQPVDMFQQSFARLFAEYQENHTRNQFKKFLNSQGENHRVFSEDEFVSRYGVAPWNFVNDILETANLSFRINAPDKFDERPYEPNLVDQITGIRVKFNDLSSGEKILMSFALCLYYAKDKRQIVEYPQVLLFDEIDAPLHPSMTQSLLRTIETVLIGQHKIKVILTTHSPSTVALAPEESLYAMRKGDTNRLVKTSKDSALSILMEGVPSLSMHYQNRRQVFTESHYDAEFYEAFYEKLKSRLIPEISLTFIAAGGAKDGGCAHVRDVVSKLHGAGNGTVFGIIDWDCVNSSADRVKVLGQGLRYSIENYIFDPILIAAFLFRERFVSREELKLTEDETHADFTRFSDDRLQGIADFVVAKVKQRLTSEVATDTIECRYVGGNSIRVPSWYMTMQGHDLEGLLKSTFDELKRFHREGDLKRAIILKVIDELRSLIPDCLLKLFSSIQAT
- a CDS encoding IS256 family transposase, with the protein product MTDATVSKKSKNPKAPKLFPDELIDQLLAQVQGKDAESILGESGLAGQLKKQLAERMLAAELSHHLAAETEQGRAGNHRNGTSPKTVLTPNGELKLDIPRDRQATFEPQLVGKYQRRLPGFDDHVISMYARGMSVREIQGHLLELYGLQVSPDLISTVTDEVLADVEQWQQRPLEAMYPIVYFDALRLKIRDEGTVKNKAVYLALGIRADGRKEVLGLWIEQTEGAKFWLKVFNELKNRGLHDILIAVVDGLRGFPEAIEAVYPAAQIQTCIVHLIRNSLNLASWKDRKPLAAAIKPIYQAATAEAAAAALDAFAQSEWGRKFPTVAAMWQRQWEQVIPFFAYPPEVRRIVYTTNAIESMHMQLRKIVKNRGHFPSDEAASKLLYLALRNIEKDWKMPPITWRQAVNQFAILFGERFTSAIN
- a CDS encoding AAA family ATPase, with the protein product MSALPVQKKPVALPVNFEGIPASLKERPQWLLWQYEYDGKRWTKVPKQSNGRHASTKNPNTWTNFDQVRDEYQSGEFDGIGIVLVDGLFGIDFDHVLDADCNPEAWADDVLRQFPHTYVERSPSGDGLHLFGLGELVECGKAGPGNRLECYDQKSPRYFTMTGHEFRSGYDVTEQQEGQSWLHEHYYSQSAKPVDSNVVELVQRQGKVLTDDEIIERASHIGDGERFRNLFHDGHCFDHPSASEADLALCNMFARFTRDADQIDGLFRRSGLYREKWDESHTAGQTYGQTTISKALTGENAAKQVEAAVPRTGGFVRAADAMAETTTVDWLIDGVMEQGTSCMLFGASGSGKSFVAIDWSCCIATGTDWHGQDVAPGAVFYIVGEGQKGFNRRLFAWEKANDVSLHTAPLYLWQSPVPLSDPNSVKRLADDITKAASENEPPRMIVIDTLARNIGGADENSNRDMGLLMNLLDTHLRLPFNASVVIVHHSGNGDKDRLRGASGLTGAVDYEYRVDKKGDERSLVCKKNKEGEEGTEHHFRIERVPLDDGMSSAALVMLDATSKKAAGAKLGDAAKTCLRVLRDITEFEGVEPPDELKQALGLMYPPLVVPKSKLKQASIEAGISNGSPDACRRAFDRAFDRLVNEANLVATYGDYVWSK